From the Toxoplasma gondii ME49 chromosome VIIa, whole genome shotgun sequence genome, one window contains:
- a CDS encoding zinc finger protein (encoded by transcript TGME49_201220), protein MATSVGGDVRLSEKDLGAVLRDSDEWAFLEYLLQMSVRTSRVRLLQAWHIATPHLVSAFERRTQGRLLTYSFVDTASLDEDNSLQDIARRGLKIPMTGMRFAVGNFSLPGFPLMRGGPAEAEDPFVLPSSAVSTRQEEAKKDRSKFLDAARSQLLTGERRIFEYLLCQVGVGRSVVVEDEKEACGSRFSLLWEYDSAYLEKGALAPEESLTVHYQAVDDSKSGDDGPLKKTKDQEEARNSRPASLPSIFGDGKKVTPGVLPQYTFRHDYVVYDSSQVLPRFFLLFEMDPSLEELFAVPLCDNCQDNPACIWCPADAARLCASCDELIHQQNRLVSRHIRVPLNEMPRAFGTCRRHPGEVYELFCSICHVAVCRLCRGNHLHAAPSKALGDEGSLSIVAGGRSLMPLNKPYQAVLHMAKKPHFVLAARRTELEKRLEEVQKMLDGVRRNCREEEQRCYAILEEAITQLHSCTEDKMGAVLSRQLELQREIDTMDWSESFLQYLRTVLPPADFLHAWLRHCRLRDELDALAGDPSMLSRNVFPDMRLQGRVDILTDSALRRRDYVAVEGRRAPMATAGSDKKGPDEQRRKSPEKRVHFGSTLLAG, encoded by the exons ATGGCGACCTCTGTGGGCGGCGACGTCCGCCTGTCTGAGAAGGACCTCGGAGCTGTTTTACGAGACTCTGATGAATGGGCCTTTCTCGAGTACCTCCTGCAAATGAGTGTGAGGACGTCTCGCGTGCGGCTGCTTCAAGCTTGGCACATTGCAACGCCTCACCTCGTCAGCGCCTTCGAAAGAAGAACTCAG GGCCGCTTGCTGACGTACTCCTTCGTCGACACCGCCTCGCTTGACGAAGACAACTCCCTCCAGGATATCGCGCGAAGGGGCCTGAAGATCCCGATGACGGGCATGCGCTTCGCTGTCGGAAACTTCAG TCTCCCTGGCTTCCCTCTTATGCGTGGAGGCCCTGCCGAAGCTGAGGATCCCTTCGTTCTCCCGTCTA GTGCTGTATCAACGCGTCAGGAGGAAGCCAAAAAGGACAGAAGCAAATTCCTTGACGCCGCCCGTTCACAGCTGCTGACGGGCGAACGGCGAATCTTCGAGTATCTTCTGTGTCAAGTCG GTGTGGGCCGCTCTGTCGTTgtcgaggacgagaaggaagcgtgTGGAAGTCGCTTCTCACTTCTCTGGGAATATGATTCGGCTTATCTGGAGAAAGGTGCACTGGCCCCCGAGGAAAGTCTCACTGTGCACTACCAAGCTGTCGACGACTCGAAGTCCGGAGACGACGGcccgctgaagaagacgaaagatcaggaggaggcgaggaactCGCGCCccgcgtctcttccctcgatCTTCGGCGACGGCAAAAAGGTGACGCCCGGTGTGCTGCCTCAGTACACCTTCCGCCACGATTACGTCGTCTACGACTCCTCACAG GTCCTTCCCaggttctttcttctctttgaaATGGATCCCTCGCTGGAGGAGCTGTTCGCCGTGCCTCTCTGCGATAACTGCCAAGACAatcctgcatgcatctggTGCCCAGCAGATGCTGCACG CCTCTGTGCGTCGTGTGACGAACTCATCCACCAGCAGAACCGACTTGTCTCCCGGCACATTCGAGTGCCGCTGAACGAG ATGCCGCGGGCGTTTGGGACATGCAGACGCCACCCTGGGGAAGTGTACGAACTGTTTTGCTCCATTTGCCACGTTGccgtctgccgcctctgtcGCGGAAACCATCTTCACGCTGCTCCGAGCAAAGCTCTCGGCGATGAAGGGTCTCTCTCGATCG TTGCAGGAGGCAGGTCCCTGATGCCTCTGAATAAGCCGTACCAGGCCGTTCTGCACatggcgaagaagccgcacTTTGTTTTGGCCGCAAGACGAACTGAGTTGGAGAAGCGTCTCGAGGAAGTGCAGAAGATGCTCGA CGGGGTCCGCCGAAATTGTCgcgaggaggagcagagatGTTACGCTATTCTTGAAGAAGCCATCACGCAACTTCAC AGCTGCACGGAGGACAAGATGGGGGCGGTTCTCTCGAGACAGCTCGAGCTTCAGAGGGAAATCGACACGATGGACTGGAGCGAATCTTTCCTCCAGTACCTGCGCACCGTTCTGCCTCCTGCCGACTTCCTCCACGCCTG GTTGCGACACTGCCGTCTGCGCGACGAGTTGGACGCCCTGGCCGGGGACCCCTCCATGCTGTCGCGCAACGTCTTT CCGGACATGCGGCTGCAAGGCCGCGTGGATATCCTGACCGATTCGGCGCTACGCCGCCGGGACTACGTGGCGGTGGAAGGTCGGAGAGCCCCCATGGCGACTGCAGGGAGCGACAAAAAAGGCCCGGATGAACAGAGGCGGAAGAGTCCGGAAAAGAGAGTCCACTTCGGCTCCACACTTCTCGCAGGCTAG
- a CDS encoding hypothetical protein (encoded by transcript TGME49_201215) has product MHVCHGGRQRGVEGPDAARGRQRRFLVLSERKEKAHLSVIHVLPAPAAHEGGLASAFQRSFRAQRSSVVCYRVAFSSRGVSSMDGTQSSHPRSSIDRVTSCADSVASSSRPILANKLPRRSFTPFPSLQRRLFMLLPLLCPPFRSSFCQTPPSSAFLRTSFL; this is encoded by the exons atgcatgtgtgtcacGGCGGTCGCCAGCGGGGAGTGGAGGGACCCGATGCAGCGCGCGGACGCCAGAGGCGGTTTCTTGTCTTGtccgagaggaaagaaaaagcgcATCTTTCTGTAATACACGTTTTGCCAGCTCCGGCGGCTCATGAAGGGGGACTTGCTTCTGCGTTTCAGCGTTCTTTCAGGGCGCAAAGAAGCTCCGTTGTGTGCTACCGAGTCGCATTCTCTTCAAGAGGAGTGAGCTCGATGGACGGCACACAGTCTAGCCACCCTCGGAGCTCGATCGACAGAGTCACGTCTTGCG CTGACTCAGTCGCATCTTCCTCGCGACCCATTTTGGCAAACAAGCTccctcgtcgctctttcacgccctttccttctcttcagaggAGACTTTTcatgcttctccctctcctttgtccacccttccgctcttctttctgtcaaactcctccctcttcagcttttcttcggacctcctttctctga